One genomic segment of Deinococcus radiopugnans ATCC 19172 includes these proteins:
- a CDS encoding molybdopterin-dependent oxidoreductase yields MVPPNPAFRRVRVRLSLLLSLGLLTLLPWSSARDPQGLSPAKTLVGAAAGREGTRNRAAEHPVPALPPSPFTYLHGARPRPLARPDERILFRLDGTAGPQTFTLRQLQALPTVRYATDQPQLKHEGVYEGVPLRDLAALGGFAGRDVRVYASNGFVATIRAHDYLHEPIMLAYRMDGQAIPVLQKGPLTVVLPRRPARFHTPAYSAAWVWFAVRLGPVP; encoded by the coding sequence GTGGTCCCCCCCAATCCAGCTTTCCGGCGCGTTCGCGTCCGGCTGAGCCTGCTCCTGTCTCTGGGCCTGCTGACGCTGTTGCCGTGGTCCAGCGCGCGTGATCCCCAGGGCCTGTCTCCGGCGAAGACGCTCGTGGGGGCGGCCGCGGGACGGGAGGGCACCCGCAACCGGGCCGCCGAACACCCCGTACCGGCCCTGCCGCCCTCGCCCTTCACGTACCTGCACGGCGCGCGGCCCCGCCCGCTGGCCCGCCCCGACGAGCGGATCCTATTCCGCCTGGACGGCACGGCAGGACCGCAGACCTTCACGCTGCGGCAATTGCAGGCGCTGCCCACCGTGCGCTACGCCACGGACCAGCCCCAGTTGAAGCACGAAGGCGTGTACGAGGGCGTGCCGCTGCGTGACCTGGCGGCGCTGGGGGGCTTCGCGGGGCGCGACGTGCGCGTGTACGCCAGCAACGGCTTCGTGGCCACCATCCGCGCACACGATTACCTGCACGAGCCGATCATGCTGGCCTACCGCATGGACGGGCAGGCCATTCCCGTGCTGCAAAAGGGGCCGCTGACGGTGGTGCTGCCTCGCCGGCCCGCGCGGTTTCACACCCCGGCCTACAGCGCGGCGTGGGTGTGGTTTGCCGTGCGCCTCGGACCGGTGCCTTGA
- a CDS encoding YtxH domain-containing protein: MGTIQNMIEDVKDSVQDSAHRLEGKAAIEASKAFVRGQKKMTALLAEQQSELKEIRQDLQKLRKERNSGGFPWGLVLLVGGAYALYRSNSGIRDQIDGLLGRVDPGIKGNLSRAADAVKDAASDVMDGKSPVDAAKRAGGELQRAGEKALDGAKDTAADVKQDAQAKAKDLKDDAQNAAKGN; the protein is encoded by the coding sequence ATGGGAACCATTCAGAATATGATCGAAGACGTGAAGGACAGCGTGCAGGACTCCGCCCACCGCCTGGAGGGCAAGGCGGCGATTGAAGCCAGCAAGGCGTTTGTCAGGGGCCAGAAGAAGATGACGGCGCTGCTGGCCGAGCAACAGAGCGAACTCAAGGAGATTCGCCAGGACCTCCAGAAGCTCCGCAAGGAGCGCAATTCCGGCGGCTTCCCCTGGGGGCTGGTGCTGCTGGTGGGCGGAGCCTACGCTCTTTACCGCAGCAATTCGGGCATCCGTGATCAGATCGACGGTCTGCTGGGCCGGGTAGACCCCGGCATCAAGGGCAACCTGAGCCGCGCGGCAGACGCCGTGAAAGACGCAGCCTCGGACGTGATGGACGGCAAAAGCCCGGTGGACGCCGCCAAACGCGCGGGCGGCGAGTTGCAGCGTGCCGGTGAGAAGGCGCTGGACGGCGCGAAAGACACCGCCGCCGACGTGAAGCAGGACGCGCAGGCGAAAGCCAAAGACCTGAAGGACGACGCCCAGAACGCCGCCAAGGGCAACTAA
- a CDS encoding DUF4384 domain-containing protein: protein MNPFPSLPKLALGLSVALVVGLGGPAHAAPKISAQSIIVNPVPTTVDVKVWTDRDSSGTRTPSYAPGERIRLYASVSQDAYVYLFNVDPGGQVDLILPNKYQGGANFLKANSVKVFPAAGDPFTFDIAAPYGLNKVLALASKTPLNLDQIATFKSGQNSFADVNVKGQQGLAQALSIVVTPVPQNTWDSATAFYQVVARRAAVPALPAQPVNPWGNARKWQVVVSVPSDLRALHDSYAARLKAEGYVQTKLKIKNNEIESEYRRGNDEAELQVKRKGNGVEIKLERD, encoded by the coding sequence ATGAACCCTTTCCCCTCGCTCCCCAAGCTCGCCCTCGGCCTCAGCGTTGCGCTGGTGGTTGGCCTGGGCGGTCCCGCCCACGCCGCGCCCAAGATCAGCGCCCAGAGCATCATCGTGAATCCGGTGCCCACCACCGTGGACGTCAAGGTCTGGACGGACCGTGACAGCAGCGGCACGCGCACGCCGTCCTACGCGCCCGGCGAGCGGATTCGACTGTACGCCAGCGTGTCCCAGGACGCCTACGTGTACCTGTTCAACGTGGACCCGGGCGGTCAGGTGGACCTGATCCTGCCCAACAAGTACCAGGGCGGCGCCAATTTCCTGAAAGCCAACAGCGTCAAGGTGTTTCCGGCGGCGGGCGATCCCTTTACCTTCGACATCGCCGCGCCCTACGGCCTGAACAAGGTGCTGGCGCTGGCGAGCAAGACGCCGCTGAACCTGGACCAGATCGCCACCTTCAAGAGCGGCCAGAACAGCTTCGCGGACGTGAATGTCAAGGGTCAGCAGGGGCTGGCGCAGGCGCTGAGCATCGTGGTGACGCCCGTCCCGCAGAACACCTGGGACAGCGCCACGGCGTTCTATCAGGTGGTGGCCCGCCGCGCGGCAGTGCCCGCCCTGCCCGCGCAGCCGGTCAATCCCTGGGGCAACGCCCGCAAGTGGCAGGTCGTGGTGAGCGTTCCCTCTGATCTGCGCGCCCTGCACGACAGCTACGCCGCCCGCCTGAAGGCCGAGGGCTACGTGCAGACCAAGCTGAAGATCAAGAACAATGAGATCGAGAGCGAGTACCGCCGGGGCAACGATGAGGCCGAGTTGCAGGTCAAGCGCAAGGGCAACGGCGTGGAGATCAAGCTGGAACGCGACTGA
- the pdhA gene encoding pyruvate dehydrogenase (acetyl-transferring) E1 component subunit alpha — protein MTRSTAQPKQTRAKPSKAKPQTEATPTDAAFDAAAAAYEQAGDMFQLITPDGTVTGAGELPDPETRLRLYHQMRRARHFDERGWVLYRQGRLGVFPPFGGMEASQVGTAAALSADDWLFPTYRDTGAALTLGLPIARTLAYWRTSPHGWAMPENLKVLPFYIPIATQYPHAVGAALAEKRKGTKNVAMAYIGDGGSSEGDFHEALNFAGALEAPCVFILQNNGWAISVPTRTQTKATNLSRRAEGYGIPGVRVDGNDVLATYHVTREAVERARRGEGPTLIETVTYRVKPHTVADDPSRYRTDADNEGWDAKDPVLRLRTHLLSEGIMTEESEAALLKEVADEFEAALQEADAYPDPEPAEILDHVFAEPTPQLRRQREQILSEEKA, from the coding sequence ATGACCCGTTCCACAGCCCAACCCAAACAGACCAGAGCCAAACCGTCCAAAGCCAAGCCCCAGACCGAGGCCACCCCCACCGACGCTGCTTTTGACGCTGCCGCCGCCGCCTATGAGCAGGCCGGAGACATGTTCCAGCTGATCACGCCGGACGGCACCGTGACCGGCGCGGGCGAACTCCCGGACCCCGAGACCCGCCTGCGCCTGTACCACCAGATGCGCCGGGCGCGGCACTTCGACGAGCGCGGCTGGGTGCTGTACCGCCAGGGGCGCCTGGGCGTGTTCCCGCCCTTTGGAGGGATGGAGGCCAGTCAGGTGGGCACCGCCGCCGCCCTGAGTGCCGACGACTGGCTGTTTCCCACCTACCGCGATACCGGGGCCGCCCTGACGCTGGGCCTGCCGATTGCGCGGACGCTGGCGTACTGGCGCACCTCGCCGCACGGCTGGGCCATGCCGGAAAACCTCAAGGTGCTGCCCTTCTACATCCCGATTGCCACCCAGTACCCGCACGCGGTGGGCGCGGCGCTGGCCGAGAAGCGCAAGGGCACGAAGAACGTGGCGATGGCCTACATCGGCGACGGCGGCAGCAGCGAGGGCGACTTCCACGAGGCGCTGAACTTCGCCGGGGCGCTGGAGGCGCCGTGCGTGTTCATCCTCCAGAACAACGGCTGGGCCATCAGCGTGCCGACGCGCACGCAGACCAAGGCCACCAACCTGTCCAGGCGCGCCGAGGGCTACGGCATTCCCGGCGTGCGGGTGGACGGCAACGACGTGCTGGCGACGTACCACGTCACCCGCGAGGCGGTGGAACGGGCGCGTAGAGGAGAGGGGCCAACCCTGATCGAAACGGTGACCTACCGCGTCAAGCCGCATACGGTGGCCGACGATCCCAGCCGCTACCGCACCGACGCCGACAACGAGGGCTGGGACGCCAAGGACCCGGTGCTGAGGCTGCGAACCCACCTGCTGAGCGAGGGGATCATGACCGAGGAGTCGGAGGCCGCGCTGCTGAAAGAGGTGGCCGACGAGTTCGAGGCCGCCCTGCAGGAGGCCGACGCCTACCCGGACCCCGAACCCGCCGAGATTCTGGACCATGTGTTCGCCGAACCGACGCCGCAACTGCGGCGGCAGCGCGAGCAGATTCTGAGTGAGGAAAAGGCATGA
- a CDS encoding alpha-ketoacid dehydrogenase subunit beta yields MTATASKTETKTMTMVAAINDALDLALAADDAVHIFGEDVGVMGGVFRATDGLQAKYGVDRVFDTPLAEAAIVGMGIGMGLAGLKPVAEIQFAGFLYPALDQVLSHLGRYRHRTRSRYHLPMVVRAPYGGGVHTPEQHADSPEAILAHTPGIKVVIPSTPADAKGLLLSAINDPDPVFFFEAIKLYRSVKEDVPVGDYRIPLGQARVVTEGDDVTVICYGGMVEVAQKAAAAAQSAGIGVEVIDLRTLVPLDTDTILASVQKTGRAVVVTEAPRTGGFHSEISAVIAEEAIEFLRAPIVRVTGFDAPYPPFTAVEDVYRPNAVRVAKAIKSVMGY; encoded by the coding sequence ATGACCGCCACTGCATCTAAAACCGAAACCAAAACCATGACGATGGTGGCCGCCATCAACGACGCGCTGGACCTTGCCCTGGCCGCCGACGACGCCGTGCATATCTTCGGCGAGGACGTGGGTGTGATGGGCGGCGTGTTCCGTGCCACCGACGGCCTTCAGGCCAAGTACGGCGTGGACCGCGTGTTCGATACGCCGCTGGCCGAGGCTGCGATTGTGGGCATGGGCATCGGCATGGGGCTGGCGGGGCTGAAGCCGGTGGCCGAAATCCAGTTCGCGGGCTTTCTGTACCCGGCCCTCGATCAGGTTCTATCCCACCTGGGTCGCTACCGCCACCGCACCCGCAGCCGCTACCACCTGCCGATGGTGGTCCGCGCGCCCTACGGCGGAGGCGTGCATACCCCTGAGCAGCACGCCGACAGCCCCGAGGCCATCCTGGCGCACACCCCCGGTATCAAGGTGGTGATTCCCAGCACCCCCGCCGACGCCAAGGGCCTGCTGCTCTCGGCCATCAACGATCCTGATCCGGTGTTCTTCTTCGAGGCCATCAAGCTGTACCGCAGTGTCAAGGAAGACGTGCCGGTGGGCGATTACCGCATTCCGCTGGGCCAGGCCAGGGTGGTCACCGAGGGCGACGACGTGACCGTGATCTGCTACGGCGGCATGGTGGAGGTGGCGCAGAAAGCCGCCGCCGCCGCGCAGAGTGCCGGCATCGGTGTGGAGGTCATCGATCTGCGGACCCTGGTGCCGCTGGACACCGACACGATTCTGGCGAGCGTGCAGAAGACGGGCCGCGCCGTGGTGGTCACCGAAGCGCCGCGCACCGGCGGCTTTCACAGCGAGATCAGCGCCGTGATTGCGGAAGAGGCCATCGAATTCCTGCGCGCCCCAATTGTCCGCGTGACGGGCTTCGACGCGCCGTACCCGCCGTTCACCGCCGTCGAGGACGTGTACCGGCCCAACGCGGTGCGGGTGGCGAAGGCGATCAAATCGGTGATGGGGTACTGA
- the carB gene encoding carbamoyl-phosphate synthase large subunit, with the protein MPKRTDIETILILGSGPIQIGQAAEFDYSGTQALKALKNEGYRVVLVNSNPATIMTDPDLADATYLEPLTPEFVEKVIAKERPDALLPTLGGQTALNLAMELHERGTLAQYGVELIGAGVEAINKGEDRELFQAAMKKIGVETARGKMVHSMEEATEYQKELGLPVVIRPSFTLGGTGGGIAHTYEEFLSITAGGLRDSPVTSVLLEESILGWKEYELEVMRDTADTVIIITSIENFDPMGVHTGDSITVAPAQTLSDVEYQRLRDMSLAIIREIGVATGGSNIQFSVNPVDGRVIVIEMNPRVSRSSALASKATGFPIAKIAALLAVGYTLDELPNDITRVTPAAFEPSIDYVVTKIPRFAFEKFPGTSDHLGTQMRSVGEVMAIGRTFKESLQKALRSVEGDVRGAFAAMSPDELRALLYPNPRRLEAVIELLRRGETVEQLFDATKIDPWFLGQLREIVAAESEILELGPIREWKYEYWREVKRLGFSDARIGEIVGLSELDVRALRKEAKATPVYKTVDTCAAEFEAHTPYHYSTYEWEDEVTPTDKPKVVILGSGPNRIGQGVEFDYATVHAVWALQEAGYETIMINSNPETVSTDYDTADRLYFEPLTFEDVMNIVDHEQPVGVIVQLGGQTPLKLARRLEAAGAPIIGTSPDAIDEAEDRASFNALCERLGLPQPRGLVAATPNEAQALAEQLGFPLMARPSYVLGGRAMRTVRSMTELTTYLDEVYAAVEGQPSILLDQFLEGALELDVDTLCDGTRAVVAGIMEHVEAAGIHSGDSACVLPPVSLSAELLARVKADTERLALELGVKGLMNVQWAVKDDVAYILEANPRASRTVPFVSKAVNHPLAKSAARIAVGHTLDDIGLSETPTPAMYSVKEVHLPFLKFAGVLPVLGPEMKSTGESMGIDSDPYLAFYRAQLGAKNYLPLSGTALLLGEGLDDVAATLEGAGLSVIREQDGDKLPDLLIDVTESRLLRTALERGVPIVSTREAAEWTAKAIAGAKGSELPVTSLQEWVKG; encoded by the coding sequence ATGCCCAAGCGTACTGATATTGAAACGATCCTGATTCTCGGCAGCGGCCCCATCCAGATTGGGCAGGCGGCCGAGTTCGACTATTCGGGCACGCAGGCGCTCAAAGCCCTGAAAAACGAGGGCTACCGCGTGGTGCTGGTCAACAGCAACCCGGCCACGATCATGACCGATCCCGATCTGGCCGACGCGACGTACCTGGAGCCGCTGACCCCTGAATTCGTGGAAAAGGTGATCGCCAAGGAAAGGCCCGACGCCCTGCTGCCCACCCTGGGCGGCCAGACCGCGCTGAACCTGGCAATGGAGCTGCACGAGCGCGGCACCCTGGCCCAGTACGGCGTGGAGCTGATCGGCGCAGGGGTGGAGGCCATCAACAAGGGCGAGGACCGCGAACTGTTCCAGGCCGCCATGAAGAAGATCGGCGTGGAAACGGCGCGCGGCAAGATGGTTCACAGCATGGAAGAGGCCACCGAGTACCAGAAGGAACTGGGGTTGCCGGTGGTCATCCGGCCCTCGTTCACCCTGGGCGGCACCGGGGGCGGCATCGCGCACACCTACGAGGAATTCCTGAGCATCACGGCGGGCGGCCTGCGCGACAGCCCGGTGACATCGGTGCTGCTGGAAGAGAGCATTCTGGGCTGGAAGGAATACGAGCTGGAGGTGATGCGCGACACCGCCGACACGGTGATCATTATCACCAGCATCGAGAACTTTGACCCGATGGGCGTGCATACGGGAGACAGCATCACCGTGGCCCCGGCGCAGACCCTCAGCGACGTGGAATACCAGCGCCTGCGCGACATGTCCCTCGCCATCATCCGCGAGATCGGCGTGGCGACGGGCGGCAGCAACATCCAGTTCTCGGTCAATCCGGTGGACGGGCGCGTGATCGTGATCGAGATGAACCCGCGCGTGAGCCGCTCCTCGGCGCTGGCGAGCAAGGCCACCGGCTTCCCGATTGCCAAGATCGCCGCGCTGCTGGCGGTGGGCTACACCCTGGACGAACTGCCCAACGACATCACCCGCGTCACCCCTGCCGCCTTTGAACCCAGCATCGACTACGTGGTCACCAAGATTCCGCGCTTTGCCTTCGAGAAATTCCCCGGCACCTCCGATCATCTGGGCACGCAGATGCGCTCGGTGGGCGAGGTCATGGCGATTGGCCGCACCTTCAAGGAGTCGCTGCAAAAAGCCCTGCGAAGCGTGGAGGGCGACGTGCGGGGCGCGTTTGCCGCCATGTCGCCCGACGAGTTGCGCGCCCTGCTGTACCCCAACCCGCGCCGCCTGGAAGCGGTGATCGAGCTGCTGCGGCGCGGCGAGACGGTGGAACAGTTGTTCGACGCCACCAAGATTGACCCGTGGTTCCTGGGCCAGTTGCGCGAGATCGTGGCTGCCGAGAGCGAGATTCTGGAGCTGGGACCGATTCGGGAGTGGAAGTACGAGTACTGGCGCGAGGTCAAGCGGCTGGGCTTCAGTGACGCCCGCATCGGCGAGATCGTGGGCCTGAGCGAATTGGACGTCCGCGCCCTGCGGAAAGAGGCGAAGGCCACCCCGGTCTACAAGACGGTGGACACCTGCGCCGCCGAGTTCGAGGCGCACACGCCGTACCACTACAGCACCTACGAGTGGGAGGACGAGGTCACGCCCACCGACAAGCCCAAGGTGGTCATCCTGGGCAGCGGCCCCAACCGCATCGGGCAGGGGGTGGAGTTCGACTACGCCACTGTCCACGCGGTCTGGGCCTTGCAGGAGGCCGGGTACGAGACGATCATGATCAACTCCAACCCGGAGACGGTCAGCACCGACTACGACACGGCAGACCGGCTGTACTTCGAGCCGCTGACCTTTGAAGACGTGATGAACATCGTCGATCACGAGCAGCCCGTGGGCGTGATCGTACAACTGGGCGGGCAGACGCCGCTCAAGCTGGCGCGGCGGCTGGAGGCGGCGGGCGCACCCATCATCGGCACCAGTCCCGACGCCATCGACGAGGCCGAAGACCGCGCCTCCTTCAACGCGCTGTGCGAACGTCTGGGCCTGCCGCAGCCGCGCGGGCTGGTGGCCGCGACGCCGAACGAGGCTCAGGCCCTGGCCGAGCAACTGGGCTTCCCCCTGATGGCCCGCCCCTCCTACGTGCTGGGGGGCCGCGCCATGCGGACGGTTCGCAGCATGACCGAGCTGACCACCTATCTGGACGAGGTGTACGCCGCCGTGGAAGGGCAGCCCAGCATCCTGCTGGATCAGTTTCTGGAAGGGGCGCTGGAGCTGGACGTGGACACGCTGTGCGACGGCACCCGCGCCGTGGTGGCCGGGATCATGGAGCATGTGGAGGCCGCCGGCATTCACAGCGGTGACAGCGCCTGCGTGCTGCCCCCGGTCAGCCTGAGCGCCGAACTGCTGGCCCGCGTCAAGGCCGACACCGAGCGGCTGGCGCTGGAACTGGGCGTCAAGGGGTTGATGAACGTGCAGTGGGCGGTCAAGGACGACGTGGCGTACATCCTGGAGGCCAACCCACGCGCCAGCCGCACCGTCCCGTTTGTGAGCAAGGCCGTGAACCACCCGCTTGCCAAGAGTGCCGCCCGCATCGCCGTGGGCCACACGCTGGACGACATCGGCCTGAGCGAGACGCCCACGCCCGCCATGTATTCCGTGAAGGAAGTTCACCTGCCCTTCCTGAAATTCGCGGGCGTGCTGCCGGTGCTGGGGCCGGAGATGAAAAGCACCGGCGAGAGCATGGGCATCGACAGTGACCCGTATCTGGCGTTCTACCGGGCGCAGCTCGGAGCCAAGAACTACCTGCCTCTGAGCGGCACCGCCCTGCTGCTGGGCGAGGGGCTGGACGACGTGGCCGCCACGCTGGAAGGCGCAGGTTTGAGCGTCATTCGCGAACAGGACGGCGATAAACTGCCTGATCTGCTGATCGACGTGACCGAAAGTCGCCTGCTGAGAACGGCGCTGGAACGGGGCGTGCCCATCGTGAGTACGCGGGAAGCCGCCGAATGGACGGCGAAGGCCATCGCCGGGGCAAAGGGTTCTGAATTGCCGGTGACGAGTTTGCAGGAGTGGGTCAAGGGCTGA
- the dinB gene encoding DNA polymerase IV, which yields MSPPRKIIHVDMDAFYASVERRDDARLRGRPLAVAWGGRRSVVLTASYEARPYGVRSAMPLYRALERCPDLLVVPPRFEAYREVSTQIRAVFARYAALVEPLSLDEAYLDVTAAMRGGPSATRIAAAIRADIRAETGLTATAGVSVNKFLAKLASGMNKPDGLTVLLPHDVDGLLAGLPVGDFHGIGPATAAKLAARGIHTGADLRAASPEQLSAQFGKKGQHFWRIAHGLDDRPVDPDRPHKSIGAEETYGDDLRSVDAVRTRLPVLAEAVERRLARAGLAGRTVVLKLKFSDRAIVTRRVTLSAPVHLAPELARAAAHPLTLELLSGRGVRLAGITAAGLCGVGEQMGQPGLFD from the coding sequence ATGTCCCCCCCGCGCAAGATCATTCATGTGGACATGGACGCCTTCTACGCGTCGGTGGAGCGGCGCGACGACGCGCGGCTGCGCGGGCGGCCGCTGGCGGTGGCGTGGGGCGGGCGGCGCAGCGTGGTCCTGACCGCCAGCTACGAGGCGCGGCCCTACGGCGTCCGCAGCGCCATGCCCCTGTACCGGGCGCTGGAACGCTGCCCGGACCTGCTGGTGGTGCCGCCCCGCTTCGAGGCGTACCGCGAGGTCAGCACCCAGATTCGCGCGGTGTTCGCCCGCTACGCGGCGCTGGTGGAGCCGCTCTCGCTGGACGAGGCGTATCTGGACGTGACCGCAGCGATGCGCGGCGGCCCCAGCGCCACCCGCATCGCGGCGGCTATTCGCGCCGATATCCGGGCCGAGACGGGATTGACGGCCACCGCCGGGGTCAGCGTCAATAAGTTCCTCGCCAAGCTCGCCAGCGGCATGAACAAGCCCGACGGCCTGACCGTGCTGCTGCCCCACGACGTGGACGGTCTGCTGGCCGGGCTGCCGGTGGGGGACTTTCACGGCATCGGCCCGGCCACCGCCGCCAAACTGGCCGCGCGGGGCATCCACACCGGGGCGGACCTGCGCGCCGCCTCGCCCGAACAGCTCTCGGCGCAGTTCGGCAAGAAGGGCCAGCATTTCTGGCGCATCGCCCACGGCCTCGATGACCGCCCGGTGGACCCGGACCGCCCGCACAAGAGCATCGGCGCGGAGGAAACCTACGGCGACGATCTGCGGAGCGTGGACGCGGTGCGGACGCGCCTGCCGGTGCTGGCAGAGGCGGTGGAGCGGCGGCTGGCGCGGGCCGGGCTGGCCGGGCGCACCGTGGTGTTAAAGCTCAAGTTCAGTGACCGCGCCATCGTCACCCGCCGCGTCACGCTGAGTGCCCCGGTCCACCTCGCCCCCGAACTGGCCCGCGCCGCGGCGCACCCGCTGACGCTGGAACTGCTGTCCGGGCGGGGGGTGCGGCTAGCCGGCATCACGGCGGCGGGCCTGTGCGGCGTGGGAGAGCAGATGGGCCAGCCAGGATTGTTCGATTGA
- a CDS encoding phosphotransferase: MSAEPDLDPCRLLEALRLNYGLSLEIATFVPDGTAPAYRAEGQDGRFFVKLLPHTPYGRAASTRLRAEMPLLRALREEQILPQVPQPLRALDGAQLTTVGDAGVAVYGWIDAVNLSSAWRAALPELAPLLGRLHGGSPQLMGRLGTLPMPPEDFGLPFTAELRDDLTALQGLTPDARPALHELRALLTPYDAQLQHLLALALKSQEVIRSRPQDLVVCHTDAHGGNVMRDAAGELWLVDWESARLAPPEHDLWMLHSRLPEVLPAYEAALGCRIRLDAEVLAFYFYRRVLEDLAVDMAAMRRGNTRPEDDAETLRIIRDFVLPAASRAEEEYQALMARL; the protein is encoded by the coding sequence GTGAGCGCCGAACCTGACCTTGATCCCTGCCGTCTTTTGGAGGCGCTGCGGCTCAACTATGGGTTGAGTCTGGAAATCGCCACCTTTGTGCCAGACGGCACGGCCCCCGCTTACCGCGCCGAGGGGCAGGATGGGCGCTTCTTTGTCAAACTGCTGCCCCACACGCCGTATGGCCGGGCCGCCAGCACCCGACTCCGCGCCGAGATGCCGCTGCTGCGGGCGCTGCGTGAAGAACAGATTCTGCCCCAGGTTCCCCAGCCGCTGCGGGCGCTGGACGGAGCACAGCTGACCACCGTGGGGGACGCTGGCGTGGCCGTGTACGGCTGGATCGACGCCGTGAATCTCTCGTCTGCGTGGAGGGCGGCGCTGCCTGAACTTGCGCCACTGCTGGGCCGACTGCACGGGGGATCGCCGCAGCTGATGGGCCGTCTGGGCACGCTGCCCATGCCGCCGGAGGACTTCGGATTGCCCTTCACAGCGGAGTTGAGGGACGACCTGACGGCCCTGCAGGGGCTCACCCCGGATGCACGGCCCGCCTTACACGAGCTGCGAGCGTTGCTGACCCCTTATGACGCGCAGCTCCAGCACCTTCTGGCTCTTGCACTGAAGAGTCAGGAGGTCATTCGCTCTCGCCCGCAGGACCTCGTGGTCTGCCACACCGACGCGCACGGCGGCAACGTGATGCGGGACGCAGCAGGCGAGTTGTGGCTGGTGGACTGGGAAAGCGCGCGGCTGGCTCCTCCCGAACATGACCTGTGGATGCTTCACTCCCGGCTGCCCGAGGTCCTGCCCGCATACGAGGCGGCGCTGGGCTGCAGAATCCGGCTGGACGCGGAGGTGCTGGCCTTCTATTTCTACCGCCGTGTGCTGGAGGACCTGGCCGTCGACATGGCCGCGATGCGGCGCGGCAACACCCGGCCAGAGGATGACGCCGAGACCCTGCGGATCATCCGTGATTTCGTTCTGCCAGCCGCGTCGCGCGCCGAGGAGGAGTATCAGGCATTGATGGCCCGCCTCTGA